One Algibacter sp. L3A6 genomic region harbors:
- a CDS encoding DUF6250 domain-containing protein, which yields MNNFKYNKKRLSVGVVVLTLFAVVSCFNINKSIEIKGETFKTKLLFKEKFDKGLDNWQVEQMPEGTVEVKNSKLEINDVSGCTVWLKQKFEGPIVIEYDVFVIQDGGANDRVSDLNCFWMANDPENPTNLFANSDKRGGKFSNYDSLKLYYMGLGGNHNKTTRFRRYVGNGERPLLPEHNLSDSKFMLEPNKTYHIKIIANHGIVQYYRDNQLVSDFVDANPYTSGYFGFRTVKNHMTADNFRVYQLISE from the coding sequence ATGAATAACTTTAAATATAACAAAAAACGACTTTCTGTAGGTGTGGTAGTGCTCACGCTTTTTGCGGTAGTATCATGTTTCAATATTAATAAAAGCATAGAAATAAAAGGAGAAACGTTTAAAACGAAATTACTTTTTAAAGAAAAGTTTGATAAAGGATTAGATAACTGGCAAGTGGAGCAAATGCCAGAAGGTACTGTAGAAGTTAAAAACAGTAAACTAGAAATTAACGATGTTTCTGGTTGTACCGTTTGGTTGAAACAGAAGTTTGAAGGCCCAATAGTTATCGAGTATGATGTTTTTGTAATTCAAGATGGTGGTGCAAACGATCGCGTTTCGGATCTTAACTGTTTTTGGATGGCAAACGATCCTGAAAATCCAACCAACTTATTTGCGAATTCTGATAAGCGTGGTGGTAAATTTTCAAATTACGATAGCTTGAAGTTGTATTATATGGGACTTGGTGGTAACCACAACAAAACTACAAGATTTAGACGTTATGTCGGTAATGGCGAACGTCCTTTACTACCAGAACACAATTTAAGTGATTCTAAATTTATGTTGGAACCTAACAAAACATATCATATTAAAATAATAGCAAACCATGGTATTGTGCAGTATTATAGAGACAATCAATTGGTGTCCGATTTTGTAGATGCAAATCCATATACTTCGGGGTATTTCGGATTTAGAACTGTGAAAAACCACATGACAGCAGATAATTTTAGAGTATACCAATTAATTTCAGAATAA
- a CDS encoding glycoside hydrolase family 3 N-terminal domain-containing protein, with amino-acid sequence MKYYKITLALAVSFLFTGMKPDNKDIYHKGWIDFNKNGAKDVFEDSKAPLEARVNNLISLMNINEKTCQLVTLYGYSRVLEDEMPNDKWKNRVWKDGIANIDEHLNTIWNQEKTHTKYAFPYSTHAEAINTVQKWFIEETRMGIPVDFTNEGVHGLCHEKATPLPAPIGIGSTWNKDLVYKAGTIVGREAKALGYTNVYAPILDVARDQRWGRVLECYGEEPFHISEMGKQMVLGIQSEGVASTLKHFAVYSVPKGARDGDARTDPHVAPREMFQLHLYPFKKVIKEAAPMGVMSSYNDYDGVPVTASPYFLTELLREQFGFNGYVVSDSEAVEYVSEKHHVAADYKEAVRQVIEAGLNVRTTFRTPESFVEPLREIIAEGKISMQTIDSRVADVLRVKFRLGLFDSPYVENPDEADKTVHTVADEAFSKQINRESLVLLKNENNLLPLDVDKIDNILVTGPLADEVSFTFSRYGPAFNPSTSVFKGVKDYAGNKANVSFVKGCDIVDPDWPGSEIIPTPLSAKEQADIDAAVEQAKKSDIIIAVVGEDEKRVGETKSRTSLGLPGRQFQLVQALYATGKPVVLVLINGQPLTINWENKFLPAILEAWFPSTAAGEVIAETLFGDYNPGGKLSVTFPKSVGQIPLNFPYKPGSQAGQPGAGPNGYGNTRVLGPLYPFGYGLSYTSFEYSDLVISRTSLKAQANIEVSFKIKNTGKREGDEVVQMYLKDKVSSVTTYESMLRGFDRVHLKPNETKTIQFTLTPSDLELLDIDMNWTVEPGDFEVLIGASSVDIKLKETFTVESVND; translated from the coding sequence ATGAAGTATTACAAAATAACGCTAGCACTTGCTGTTTCATTTCTATTTACGGGCATGAAACCTGATAATAAAGATATTTATCATAAAGGTTGGATTGATTTTAATAAAAATGGTGCTAAAGATGTTTTTGAAGATTCTAAAGCACCATTAGAAGCTAGGGTTAACAACTTAATTTCGTTGATGAATATTAATGAGAAAACCTGTCAGTTAGTAACATTATATGGCTATTCTCGTGTTCTAGAAGATGAAATGCCAAACGATAAATGGAAAAATAGAGTTTGGAAAGACGGTATTGCAAATATTGATGAGCATTTAAATACCATTTGGAATCAGGAAAAAACGCATACAAAATATGCGTTTCCATACAGTACACATGCAGAAGCCATAAATACCGTTCAAAAGTGGTTTATTGAAGAAACCAGAATGGGAATTCCTGTAGATTTTACTAATGAAGGTGTACACGGTTTATGTCATGAGAAAGCGACGCCACTGCCAGCACCTATTGGTATTGGTAGTACGTGGAATAAAGATTTGGTTTACAAAGCCGGAACTATTGTGGGCCGTGAGGCAAAAGCTTTAGGCTATACTAATGTTTACGCACCTATTTTAGATGTAGCTCGCGATCAACGCTGGGGACGCGTTTTGGAATGTTATGGTGAAGAACCGTTTCATATTTCAGAAATGGGAAAACAAATGGTTTTAGGTATTCAATCGGAAGGTGTAGCATCTACCTTAAAACATTTTGCGGTTTACAGTGTGCCAAAAGGCGCAAGAGATGGTGATGCGAGAACAGACCCACATGTGGCGCCTCGCGAAATGTTTCAACTGCATTTATATCCTTTCAAGAAAGTTATAAAAGAAGCTGCTCCTATGGGTGTTATGAGTAGTTATAATGATTACGATGGTGTTCCTGTTACTGCTAGTCCTTATTTTTTAACCGAATTACTTCGTGAACAATTTGGCTTTAACGGTTATGTGGTTTCAGATAGTGAAGCGGTAGAATATGTTTCGGAAAAGCATCATGTTGCGGCCGATTATAAAGAAGCGGTACGTCAAGTTATAGAAGCTGGTTTAAATGTTAGAACCACGTTTAGAACTCCCGAATCTTTTGTAGAACCTTTAAGAGAAATAATTGCAGAAGGAAAAATTTCAATGCAAACTATTGATTCTAGAGTTGCTGATGTTTTAAGAGTGAAATTTAGATTAGGACTTTTTGATAGTCCTTATGTTGAAAATCCTGATGAGGCCGATAAAACAGTACATACAGTTGCAGACGAGGCGTTTTCAAAACAAATAAATAGAGAGTCTTTAGTGCTTTTGAAGAATGAAAATAATCTATTGCCTTTAGATGTCGATAAAATCGATAATATTTTAGTGACAGGTCCATTAGCCGATGAGGTTAGTTTTACTTTTAGTAGATATGGTCCGGCTTTTAATCCGTCTACTTCGGTGTTTAAAGGAGTGAAAGATTATGCAGGAAATAAAGCCAATGTTAGCTTTGTAAAAGGTTGTGATATTGTAGATCCCGATTGGCCAGGAAGTGAAATTATTCCAACACCATTATCTGCAAAAGAACAAGCAGATATTGATGCTGCTGTAGAACAAGCTAAAAAATCTGATATTATTATTGCCGTAGTTGGCGAAGATGAAAAACGTGTTGGCGAAACCAAATCGAGAACAAGTTTAGGGCTACCTGGGCGTCAGTTTCAATTGGTGCAAGCGCTTTATGCAACAGGTAAACCTGTGGTTTTAGTCTTAATTAACGGGCAACCACTAACTATTAATTGGGAAAATAAATTTTTACCTGCCATTTTAGAAGCATGGTTCCCGAGCACAGCGGCCGGCGAAGTTATTGCCGAAACCTTATTTGGAGATTATAATCCGGGAGGGAAACTATCGGTAACTTTCCCTAAATCGGTAGGGCAAATTCCTTTAAACTTTCCGTACAAACCAGGTTCTCAAGCAGGGCAACCTGGAGCAGGACCCAATGGTTACGGAAATACCCGTGTGTTAGGGCCATTATATCCTTTTGGTTATGGCTTAAGTTATACGTCTTTTGAATATAGCGATTTAGTTATTTCTAGAACATCTTTAAAAGCTCAGGCGAATATTGAAGTGTCATTCAAAATAAAAAATACAGGAAAACGCGAAGGTGATGAGGTGGTGCAAATGTATTTAAAAGATAAAGTGAGTAGTGTAACCACTTACGAGTCTATGTTGCGTGGTTTTGATCGTGTGCATTTAAAACCAAATGAAACTAAAACCATCCAATTTACTTTAACACCAAGTGATTTGGAATTGCTTGATATAGACATGAATTGGACGGTAGAACCTGGAGATTTTGAGGTTTTAATCGGAGCCTCTTCAGTAGATATAAAATTGAAAGAAACTTTTACAGTAGAATCTGTAAACGATTAA
- a CDS encoding GH39 family glycosyl hydrolase: MKKLKQAIVAFILGGVLSLNAQQKISVNVNDTGEQFDHYWSKMVGAGRANEGLRAGWLEQLGQVQENCGFEYVRFHGLFHDDMFPVIIEKGKTVYNWQYIDDLFDRMLDLNVKPFVELAFLPTSMAAENSKTVFWWKANITPAEDSFEKWHDLVKAFTQHCVDRYGTKEVLTWYFEVWNEPNLYPLFWDGTKSQYFELYKQSALAVKSVDERLKVGGPSTSNFVPDTRFDGETTDDKASDAVFNAKDINSLQWHGVWIEDFLAYCHKEKLPVDFVTTHPYPTDYAFNPETGKGKGLTRFAKSLKLDLEWLNETIEKSHYPDVEIHLTEWNTSPSSRDEMHDRLPAAAYIVKSNLDCIGLTNSLAFWTFTDIFEEKGGASSIFHGGFGMINFQGLVKPSYHAYRMLHELGNEKLYKDDYLFVSKDASTGNVVALAYNYPVEYEDAVPFGTDKRESGTSKKLDFTLTGLDANTMFEIEILDKDHGNIHNFWESMGKPEPPTREEIKVMKAYANTMKTEFVKADKNGNLTINHEITPWSLVLIKQVN; the protein is encoded by the coding sequence CAACAAAAAATTTCGGTTAACGTAAACGATACTGGCGAACAATTCGATCATTATTGGAGTAAAATGGTAGGAGCAGGTCGTGCTAACGAAGGTTTAAGAGCCGGATGGTTAGAACAGCTAGGGCAAGTTCAAGAAAATTGCGGATTTGAATATGTGCGTTTTCACGGATTGTTTCACGACGATATGTTTCCTGTAATTATAGAAAAAGGTAAAACGGTTTATAACTGGCAATATATCGACGATTTATTTGATCGTATGTTGGATTTAAACGTAAAGCCATTTGTAGAATTAGCCTTTTTGCCAACGAGTATGGCAGCCGAAAATTCTAAAACAGTATTTTGGTGGAAAGCTAATATTACCCCAGCCGAAGATTCTTTCGAGAAATGGCACGATTTAGTTAAAGCCTTTACACAACATTGTGTAGATCGTTACGGAACGAAAGAGGTACTTACTTGGTATTTTGAAGTATGGAATGAGCCAAACTTATACCCATTGTTTTGGGATGGCACGAAATCGCAGTATTTTGAATTGTATAAGCAATCTGCTTTAGCTGTGAAATCTGTGGACGAACGTTTAAAAGTTGGTGGGCCATCAACGAGTAATTTTGTGCCAGATACCCGTTTTGATGGTGAAACTACAGATGATAAAGCATCTGACGCTGTATTTAATGCAAAAGATATTAATAGCTTGCAGTGGCACGGCGTATGGATTGAAGATTTCTTAGCGTATTGCCATAAAGAGAAATTACCTGTAGATTTTGTAACCACACATCCTTACCCAACCGATTATGCTTTTAACCCAGAAACAGGTAAAGGAAAAGGCTTAACACGTTTTGCGAAGTCGCTTAAATTAGATTTAGAATGGCTGAACGAAACCATAGAAAAAAGTCATTATCCAGATGTTGAAATTCATTTAACAGAGTGGAATACCAGCCCGAGTAGTCGCGATGAAATGCACGATCGTTTACCTGCGGCCGCTTATATTGTAAAATCTAATTTAGATTGTATTGGCTTAACAAACTCTTTAGCATTTTGGACGTTTACTGATATTTTTGAAGAAAAAGGTGGTGCATCAAGTATTTTTCATGGTGGTTTCGGAATGATAAATTTTCAAGGTTTAGTAAAGCCATCATATCATGCGTATAGAATGCTTCATGAATTAGGAAACGAGAAATTGTATAAAGATGACTATCTGTTTGTAAGTAAAGATGCTTCAACAGGAAACGTAGTGGCTTTAGCTTACAATTATCCCGTAGAGTATGAAGATGCTGTGCCATTTGGAACGGATAAACGTGAGTCTGGAACTTCTAAAAAATTAGATTTTACATTAACAGGTTTAGACGCAAATACCATGTTTGAAATTGAGATTTTGGATAAAGATCATGGAAATATTCATAATTTTTGGGAATCTATGGGCAAACCAGAACCACCAACACGTGAGGAAATTAAAGTCATGAAGGCATACGCAAACACCATGAAAACGGAATTTGTAAAAGCTGATAAAAACGGAAACTTAACAATTAACCACGAGATTACGCCTTGGAGTTTAGTGTTAATCAAACAGGTTAATTAA
- a CDS encoding UxaA family hydrolase, which translates to METKQNVLKIHEKDNVIVALADLKKGDKITFENHVYELQNDISAKHKFVTETLAEGDPVYMYGVLVGKAKKEILKGDIISTTNLIHDTEKYGVNASEEKEVWQAPDVSKFVNKTFNGYHRADGKVGTENNWLIIPLVFCQNRNVEVLKQALVEKLGYGKKQHLGLDVDALINDYKSGVSAEAMLEKNILKDGEDTSKNLLFPNVDGVKFLTHDGGCGGATSDAITLCNLLAGYINNANVAGATVLSLGCQHAQASILQDALGKMADANNKPVYILEQQQSVSEKELLAEAVKKTFVGLMEANKIERKPANLSKLVIGLECGGSDGFSGISANPTLGYVSDLIVGLGGATVLSEFPELNGVEQELINRCTSTEKAKKFSHIMSTYNSKAEALGAAFSMNPSPGNIKDGLITDAIKSAGAAKKGGTSPVQDVLDYTEQVVTSGLNLLCTPGNDVESTTGLAGSGCNVILFTTGLGTPTGNPITPVVKVSTNSSLFNKMGDIIDFNTGSIIEGSKTIEQAGEELLDFVIEVASGKQTKARQLRQDDFIPWKRGMSL; encoded by the coding sequence ATGGAAACAAAACAAAACGTACTTAAAATACATGAAAAAGACAATGTAATTGTCGCACTAGCAGATTTAAAAAAGGGAGATAAAATCACCTTTGAAAATCACGTGTATGAACTTCAAAATGATATTTCAGCAAAGCATAAATTTGTTACTGAAACTCTAGCAGAAGGCGATCCCGTTTATATGTACGGTGTGTTAGTTGGAAAAGCTAAAAAGGAGATTTTAAAAGGCGATATCATTAGTACCACTAACCTTATTCATGATACGGAAAAGTACGGCGTTAATGCTTCCGAAGAAAAAGAAGTTTGGCAAGCACCAGATGTTTCAAAATTTGTAAATAAAACATTTAACGGTTATCACAGAGCCGATGGGAAAGTTGGGACAGAGAATAATTGGTTAATTATTCCTTTGGTATTCTGCCAAAACAGAAATGTTGAAGTTTTAAAACAAGCTCTAGTTGAAAAATTAGGATATGGTAAAAAGCAACATCTAGGATTAGATGTAGATGCCTTAATTAATGATTACAAATCTGGCGTTTCTGCGGAAGCGATGCTAGAAAAAAATATATTGAAAGACGGTGAAGACACAAGCAAAAACTTGTTATTCCCGAATGTAGATGGTGTTAAGTTTTTAACTCACGATGGTGGGTGTGGCGGTGCAACATCAGATGCTATAACGCTTTGTAACCTTTTAGCAGGTTATATTAACAACGCGAATGTTGCAGGGGCAACGGTTTTAAGTTTAGGTTGTCAACACGCACAAGCAAGTATCTTACAAGATGCTTTAGGTAAAATGGCCGATGCTAATAACAAGCCTGTTTATATTTTAGAGCAACAACAAAGTGTATCTGAAAAAGAATTATTGGCCGAAGCTGTTAAGAAAACCTTTGTTGGTTTAATGGAAGCTAATAAAATAGAACGTAAACCAGCAAACTTATCTAAATTAGTAATTGGTTTAGAATGTGGTGGATCGGATGGATTTTCAGGAATCTCTGCAAACCCAACTTTAGGTTATGTTTCCGATTTAATCGTAGGATTAGGCGGAGCAACGGTTTTATCAGAATTTCCAGAACTTAATGGCGTAGAGCAGGAGTTAATTAACCGTTGTACAAGTACAGAAAAGGCTAAAAAATTCTCACATATTATGTCTACTTACAACTCAAAAGCAGAAGCTTTAGGAGCGGCATTTTCAATGAATCCTTCACCTGGAAATATAAAAGATGGTTTAATTACCGATGCCATAAAATCTGCAGGAGCTGCCAAAAAAGGAGGAACATCGCCAGTACAAGATGTTTTAGATTATACGGAGCAGGTTGTAACTTCTGGTTTAAATTTATTATGCACACCAGGGAACGATGTAGAATCTACAACAGGTTTAGCTGGTTCTGGTTGTAACGTTATTCTGTTTACTACAGGTTTAGGTACGCCAACAGGAAACCCAATAACACCGGTTGTAAAAGTATCAACCAATTCATCTCTTTTTAATAAAATGGGAGATATTATCGATTTCAATACGGGATCAATAATCGAAGGTTCTAAAACTATCGAACAAGCTGGCGAAGAACTTTTAGACTTTGTTATTGAGGTGGCTAGTGGTAAACAAACAAAAGCAAGACAATTAAGACAAGACGATTTTATTCCGTGGAAACGTGGTATGTCTCTTTAA